The following proteins are encoded in a genomic region of Poecilia reticulata strain Guanapo linkage group LG11, Guppy_female_1.0+MT, whole genome shotgun sequence:
- the LOC103472737 gene encoding tripartite motif-containing protein 16-like — protein MEQSQLDRETFSCSICLDLLKDPVTIPCGDSYCMNCITRFWDEGERKKSYHCLQCRKTFTSRPELQKNTMLAALVEQLKKTGLQADAAADHHYAGPEDVTCDVCTGRKLKAIKSCLVCLASYCEKHLQPHYDSAPFRKHKLVEPSKNLQENICSKHDEKCICSLCLIAEHKAHDTVSAAAERTERQRELEERRGKFQQMIQNQEKDVKMLQQEVEAINHSAEKAVEDSEKIFTQLIRLLQKRSSEVKQQIRSQQETEVSRVKDLQEKLEQEISELKRKDTELEQLSHTQDHNQFLLNYPSLSALSESTHSSSINIHPLRHFEDVTAAVSELRDKLQDVLRDSWTNISLMVTEVDVLLSGPEPKSRAGFLRCSCKITLDPNTANKWLVLSEGNRKATVMDQPQPYSSHSDRFTDWYQVLSRESLTGRCYWEVEWSGLCVRVAVAYKNISRAGGGNECGFGYNDKSWALYCYQKFLQFGHNNIWTSISGPGSSRLGVYLDHTAGLLSFYSVSETMTLLHRVQTTFTQPLLAGVWVVGSAEFCKPK, from the exons ATGGAGCAGAGTCAGCTGGACAGAGAAACTTTCTCCTGTTCCATCTGCCTGGATCTCCTGAAGGATCCGGTGACGATTCCCTGTGGAGACAGCTACTGTATGAACTGTATTACAAGATTCTGGGATGAAggtgagaggaagaaaagctaCCACTGTCTTCAGTGCAGGAAAACCTTCACATCAAGGCCAGAACTACAGAAAAACACCATGCTAGCAGCTttagtggagcagctgaagaagactggactccaagctgatgctgctgctgatcatcactatgctggacctgaagatgtgACCTGTGATGTCTGCAcgggaagaaaactgaaagccatCAAGTCCTGTTTAGTCTGTCTGGCCTCTTACTGTGAGAAACACCTTCAGCCTCATTATGATTCAGCTCCTTTCAGGAAGCACAAGCTGGTGGAGCCGTCCAAGAACCTCCAGGAGAACATCTGCTCTAAGCAtgatgag AAGTGTATCTGTAGTCTGTGTTTAATAGCTGAACATAAAGCCCATGACacagtttcagctgcagcagaaagaactgagaggcagagagagctggaggagagacgaGGAAAATTTCAGCAGATGATCCAGAACCAGGAAAAAGATGTGAAGATGCTTCAACAAGAGGTGGAGGCCATCAATCACTCTGCTGAGAAAGCAGTGGAGGACAGTGAGAAGATCTTCACCCAGCTGATCCGTCTCCTCCAGAAAAGAAGCTCTGAGGTaaagcagcagatcagatcccagcaggaaactgaagtgagtcgagtcaaagatcttcaggagaagctggagcaggagatcagtgagctgaagaggaaagacactgagctggagcagctctcacacacacaggatcacaaccagtttctcctcaactaCCCCTCACTGTCAGCACTCAGTGAGTCGACACACTCATCCAGCATCAACATCCATCCTCTGAGACACTTTGAGgacgtgacagcagctgtgtcagagctcagagacaaactacaggacgtcctgagagactcatggacaaacatctcactgatgGTCACTGAGGTGGATGTTCTACTgtcaggaccagaaccaaagaGCAGAGCTGGATTCTTAAGATGTTCATGTAAAATCACCTTGGATCCAAACACAGCTAACAAATGGCTGGTACTATCAGAGGGGAACAGGAAGGCGACAGTGATGGATCAACCTCAGCCTTATTCTAGTCATTCAGACAGATTCACTGATTGGTATCAGGTTCTGAGTagagagagtctgactggacgttgttactgggaggtggagtggagCGGGTTATGTGTTCGTGTAGCAGTAGCATACAAGAAtatcagcagagcaggaggtgGGAATGAATGTGGATTTGGATATAATGACAAATCCTGGGCTTTATATTGTTACCAAAAGTTTTTACAGTTTGGTCACAACAACATCTGGACCTCCATCTCAGGTCCAGGTTCCTCCAGACTAGGAGTGTACCTGgatcacacagcaggtcttctgtccttctacagcgtctctgaaaccatgactctcctccacagagtccagaccacaTTCACTCAGCCACTACTGGCTGGAGTTTGGGTTGTAGGTTCTGCAGAGTTCTGTAAACCCAAATAG